In Salarias fasciatus chromosome 2, fSalaFa1.1, whole genome shotgun sequence, one genomic interval encodes:
- the LOC115407476 gene encoding C-terminal-binding protein 1, protein MGSSHLLNKGMPLGIRPPIMNGPMHPRPLVALLDGRDCTVEMPILKDVATVAFCDAQSTQEIHEKVLNEAVGALMYHTITLMREDLEKFKALRIIVRIGSGYDNIDIKSAGELGIAVCNMPAASVEETADSTLCHILTLYRRTTWLHQALREGTRVQSVEQIREVASGAARIRGETLGLIGLGRVGQAVALRAKAFGFNVIFYDPYLADGVERSLGLQRVTTLQDLLFHSDCVSLHCSLNEHNHHLINDFTIKQMRQGAFLVNTARGGLVDEKALAQALKEGRIRGSALDVHETEPFSFSQGPLKDAPNLICTPHAAWYSEQASLEMREEAAREIRRAVTGRIPDSLKNCVNKEFLTQNNHWTGVDPATVHPELNGAYRYPPGVVNLPAGGLPPPVEGIVPSAVPITHTLPPAITHPPHAPSPGQNTVKPPEGDREQHPNDQL, encoded by the exons GCATCAGGCCTCCCATCATGAACGGGCCCATGCAcccccgccccctggtggcgCTGCTGGACGGCCGGGACTGCACCGTGGAGATGCCCATCCTGAAAGACGTGGCCACGGTGGCGTTCTGCGACGCTCAGTCCACGCAGGAGATCCACGAGAAG gtccTGAATGAAGCTGTTGGAGCTCTGATGTATCACACTATCACCCTGATGAGAGAAGACCTGGAGAAGTTTAAAGCGCTCCGTATCATCGTCCGCATCGGCAGCGGCTACGACAACATCGACATTAAATCTGCTGGAGAGCTtg GCATCGCCGTGTGCAACATGCCCGCCGCCTCGGTGGAGGAGACGGCCGACTCCACGCTGTGCCACATCCTCACCCTGTACCGACGCACCACCTGGCTGCACCAG GCTCTCCGGGAGGGCACACGGGTCCAGAGCGTGGAGCAGATCCGAGAGGTGGCGTCGGGAGCGGCGAGGATCCGAGGGGAGACGCTCGGACTCATCGGGCTCG gtcGGGTGGGTCAGGCTGTAGCGCTGCGAGCAAAGGCCTTCGGATTCAATGTGATTTTCTATGACCCTTATCTGGCTGATGGCGTAGAAAGATCTCTGGGACTACAAAGGGTCACAACActacag gaTCTGCTCTTCCACTCGGATTGTGTGTCTCTGCACTGTAGCCTCAACGAGCACAACCACCACCTGATCAACGACTTCACCATCaaacag ATGCGGCAGGGGGCCTTCCTGGTGAACACGGCCCGGGGCGGCCTGGTGGACGAGAAGGCCTTGGCTCAGGCCCTGAAGGAGGGCAGGATACGTGGCTCTGCTCTGGACGTTCACGAGACAGAACCGTTTAG TTTCAGTCAGGGTCCGCTGAAGGACGCCCCCAACCTGATCtgcacgccgcacgccgcctgGTACAGCGAGCAGGCTTCACTGGAGATGAGGGAGGAGGCGGCCAGGGAGATCCGACGGGCCGTGACgg GTCGAATCCCGGACAGTCTGAAGAACTGTGTGAATAAAGAGTTTCTCACTCAGAACAACCACTGGACCGGAGTCGACCCGGCAACCGTCCACCCAGAGCTCAATGGGGCATACAG gtatCCCCCGGGCGTGGTGAACCTGCCGGCCGGCGGCCTCCCCCCGCCCGTCGAGGGCATCGTGCCCAGCGCCGTGcccatcacacacaccctcccgcCGGCCATCACACACCCCCCTCACGCCCCGTCCCCGGGACAGAACACAGTGAAGCCAccagagggcgacagagagcaGCATCCAAACGACCAACTGTAG